CAATAACCAGACGGATTCCCGCATCTCCGTAGATCCTTCTGATCATGAAATCATGGATAGTCGCCTCCGCTTCTTCCTGGGTATCACAGATGACAACCCCTTTTCCGCCGGCCAGTCCGCTGGCTTTAACTACTAAAGGATACTGCTGCGTCTGAACATATGCCTTGGCATCGTTATATGAATCAAATACCATCGCTTTAGCGGTCTTGATATCATAGGTCTGCATAAATTTCTTAGAGAAAGCCTTACTGCCTTCCAGGCTGGCTACTTTCTGGTTTGGACCGAAAACTTTAAGATCATGATTCTTGAATTCGTCTCTCAAACCCGCTACCAGCGGAGCTTCAGGACCTACGATGGTAAGATCTACCTTTTCTTTGATTGCAAAATCCCTTAGTTCTTTAATCTCTGATAAATGAACATTTTTTCCTATAACATCTGTAGTTGCGTTTCCGTTAGCAAAAAACATTTTAGAAATTCTCGGGTCATTCTGAAGTTTTGCCGCCAAAGCAGATTCTCTTCCACCTTCACCTATGATTAATATTCTCATATTTTTATTTAATTAACAAGTCTATTTTACAAATATATAATTTTGAATGCTAAAAATACAATCTCAAATTATTTTTAATTCTATTTTAATTAATGGAAAAAATGCCTGATTCCTGTAAACATCATCGGGATTCCATGCTCATTGGCAGCCTCAATACTGTCCTGGTCCTTCACACTTCCTCCCGGCTGGATGATCGCCGTGATTCCTTCCTGATGGCAGAAATCCACTACATCACGGAAAGGGAAAAATGCATCGGAAGCCAATACAAGTTCTCCGGTGAACTTTTCTTTTGCCCTTTCAATCGCCTGCTGCGTTGCCCAGATCCTGTTCACCTGTCCGCCGCCAATACCGAAAGCCTGGATCCCGTTGGAAACCACAATGGCATTGGATTTTACGTATTTTACTACCCTTTGGGAGAAAAGCAGTGCTTTTTTCTGTTCTTCCGTAGGCTGAGTCTCGGTTACTACCTTAATATCATCAGAGAAAACGCTGTAGTTGTCCTGAACCAGGATCCCGCCGTCTACTTTCACCCACGTCTGCTTATCGGAAACAGGGTTTACAATTTTTATAATCCTCAGGTTTTTCTTTTTTCTTAAAACATCCAAAGCTTCTTCATCAAATTCAGGAGCCATCACGATTTCAAGGAATGTCTTATTCAGTTCTTCCGCTGTTGCTGCATCAATTTTATAGTTCATGGCAACAATTCCGCCAAAGATGGAAACCGGGTCACATTCAAAGGTTTTCTTATAGGTTTCCAGTGCAGAAGTTCCGATGGCAACACCACAAGGTGTGGAATGCTTCACGGCACAACAGGCCATTTCTTCCCTGAATTCAGTCACCACTTTCCAACAGAGGTCCATATCGCGGAGGTTATTGAAAGACAACTCTTTGCCTCCCAGCTGTTCAAAATCTTTCATGGCCCCGTTTTCAAAAGTGGAAACGTAATATGCTGCTGTCTGGTGTGGGTTTTCACCATATCTTAGATCGGAAACTTTTTTATAGGAAGCATTAAGATAGGTTGGGTATTCTTCATCCAGAAGCATTCTGGAAATAGCGGCATCGTAAGCCGAGGTAAGGTTGAATACTTTTCCTGCCAGTTTTTTACGGGTCTCAATATAGCTATCGCCGTTCTGCTCTATCTCGATTTTTACCGTTGCATAATCTTCCACATCGGTAATTACGGTAACGGAATCAAAGTTTTTAGCGGCTGAACGGAGCATTGAAGGGCCTCCAATGTCGATGAACTCCACTTTTTCGTGAAGGGAAATGTCTTTGTTTACATTTTCAAAGAAAGGATACAGGTTCACAATCACCATATCAATCAGTTCAATGCCGTGCACCTGAACCGTGTTCATGTGTTCTTCATTGGAACGGACAGCCAGCAATCCGCCATGAACTTTCGGGTGCAGTGTTTTTACCCTGCCGTCCAGCATTTCAGGGAAGTTGGTTACCTCATCAATCTGAACCGGGCTTAATCCTGCGTCTTTCAGGTGTTTGAAGGTTCCTCCTGTAGAAATCAGCTCATATCCCTGAGATTCCAGAAACTGTGCGAATTCAGTTAATCCGCTTTTATCCGAAACACTGATTAAAACTCTCTTTTTGCTCATTTTTTCTTTCAATTTTTTACTTTTTACAGCTATTTCAAACTGTAGACCGGTTCTTT
The sequence above is a segment of the Chryseobacterium sp. JJR-5R genome. Coding sequences within it:
- the purH gene encoding bifunctional phosphoribosylaminoimidazolecarboxamide formyltransferase/IMP cyclohydrolase, encoding MSKKRVLISVSDKSGLTEFAQFLESQGYELISTGGTFKHLKDAGLSPVQIDEVTNFPEMLDGRVKTLHPKVHGGLLAVRSNEEHMNTVQVHGIELIDMVIVNLYPFFENVNKDISLHEKVEFIDIGGPSMLRSAAKNFDSVTVITDVEDYATVKIEIEQNGDSYIETRKKLAGKVFNLTSAYDAAISRMLLDEEYPTYLNASYKKVSDLRYGENPHQTAAYYVSTFENGAMKDFEQLGGKELSFNNLRDMDLCWKVVTEFREEMACCAVKHSTPCGVAIGTSALETYKKTFECDPVSIFGGIVAMNYKIDAATAEELNKTFLEIVMAPEFDEEALDVLRKKKNLRIIKIVNPVSDKQTWVKVDGGILVQDNYSVFSDDIKVVTETQPTEEQKKALLFSQRVVKYVKSNAIVVSNGIQAFGIGGGQVNRIWATQQAIERAKEKFTGELVLASDAFFPFRDVVDFCHQEGITAIIQPGGSVKDQDSIEAANEHGIPMMFTGIRHFFH